The DNA sequence ACGGCGGCGGCTACGACGGTCCACTGGGGATCGTCAGCGCTTTGCTGGCCGTCGACGCCCTGCGGGAGCGTGGGGTCACGCCGACCCGGCCGGTCTGCGTGGCGGCGTTCGCCGAGGAGGAGGGCGCCAGGTTCGGGGTGCCGTGCCTCGGGTCGCGGCTGCTGACCGGCGCGATCGAGCCGGAGCGGGCGGCGGAGCTGACCGACCGGGACGGCGTCACCTTCGGGCGGGCGCTGGGCGGGCCACCGGCCGGCCCGGTGCCCGGCCTGCTGGCCCGGTTCGGCACGTTCGTCGAACTGCACGTCGAGCAGGGCCGGGCGCTGGTCGACCTGGCCGCGCCGGTCGGGGTCGCCAGCGCCATCTGGCCGCACGGCCGGTGGCGGTTCGACTTCCACGGCGAGGCCAACCACGCCGGTACGACCCGGATGGCCGACCGCCGCGATCCGATGCTGACGTACGCGTTCACGGTGCTGGCGGCGAACAAGGAGGCCCGGCTGCGCGGCGCGCATGCCACGGTGGGCCGGGTAGCGGTCGAGCCGAACGCCACCAACGCGGTCCCGGCGCTGGTCCGGGGCTGGCTGGACGCCCGGGCCGCCGACCCGGCCACCCTCGACGGCCTCGTCGACGCGGTCCGGGGCAAGGCGGTCGAGCGGGCCGGCCGGGACGGCACCACGCTGGCGGTGACCCGGGAGTCGTTCACCGGCGTGGTCGACTTCGACGGACCGCTCGCCGGCCGGCTGGCCACCCTGCTCGGCGGGGTGCCGGTGCTGCCGACCGGGGCCGGCCACGACGCCGGGGTGCTGGCCGCGCACCTGCCGACCGCGATGCTGTTCGTCCGCAACCCGACCGGGGTGTCGCACTCCCCGGCCGAACACGCCACCGACGACGACTGCGTCGCCGGGGTGGCGGCGCTCGCCGACGTACTCCAGGAGTTGGCATGCTGACCCCGACCCGTTGGCACGCCGCGTACGCCTGGCTTCCCGGGCGGGGCGGGCCGGACGCGGACGTACTGATCGAGGTGGCCGACGGGCGGTTCACCGCGGTCGACGCCGGCGTACCGGCCCCGCCGGACGCCACCCGGCTGTCCGGGCTGGTGCTGCCCGGGCTGGCGAACGCCCACTCGCACGCGTTCCACCGGGCCCTGCGCGGGCGTACGCACGCCGGGGGCGGCACGTTCTGGACGTGGCGGGAGCGGATGTACGACGTCGCCACCCGGCTGGACCCGGACTCCTATCTCGCGCTGGCCCGGGCCACGTACGCGGAGATGGCGCTGGCCGGGATCACCTGTGTCGGCGAGTTCCACTACCTGCACCACGCCCCGGGCGGCCGCCCGTACGCGGACCCGAACGCGATGGGTGCCGCGCTGGTCGAGGCGGCGGCGCAGGCCGGCGTACGGCTCACCCTGCTCGACGCCTGCTATCTGACGGCCACTGTGGACGGTGCACCGTTGGCCGGGCCGCAGCTGCGCTTCGGCGACGGCGACGCGGCCGGCTGGGCGGCCCGGGTCGACGCCTTCCGGCCGGCCGGCGGACACGCCCTGATCGGCGCCGCCATCCACTCCGTGCGGGCGGTGCCGGCGGACCAGCTCGCCGACGTCGCCGGCTTCGCCGTCGCCCGCGAGATGCCGCTGCACACGCACCTGTCGGAGCAGCCGGCCGAGAACGACGCGTGTCTGGCGTACCACGGGACGACGCCGGCCGGGCTGCTCGCCCGCGCGGGCGCCCTCGGTCCACGTACGACGGCGGTCCATGCCACCCATCTCACGGGGCCGGACCTGACCGCGCTGCGCGACACCGGGACCGGGGTGTGCCTGTGCCCGACGACCGAACGCGACCTCGCCGACGGGATCGGGCCGGCGCGGGCGCTGGCCGACGCCGGCATCCGGCTGAGCCTCGGCAGCGACAGCCACGCGGTTATCGACCCGTTCGAGGAGGCGCGGGCGGTGGAGCTGGACGAGCGGCTGCGGACCCGCCGGCGCGGCCACTTCTCCGCCGGGCAGCTGCTGCGGGCCGCCGGCCCCGCCGGCCACGAGGCGCTCGGCTGGACCGACGCCGGCCGGATCGCGGTCGGGGCCCGGGCCGACCTGGTCGCCGTACGCCTCGACAGCGTGCGTACGGCCGGGGTGGAGCCGGTCGGGGCGCTGTTCGCGGCGACCGCCGCCGACGTCGACCTGGTGCTCGTCGACGGCACGGTAGTGATCCGCGACGGCCGGCACGTGCGCGTGGACGTACCGGCCGAACTGGCCCGGTCGGTGGCGAACTCCTACGGGGAGGGTGCGGCGTGAACCTGCTGGTCGACGACATCGGCGAACTGGTCACCAACGATCCGGCCCGCGACGGCCTGATCGGCGTGGTCCGCGACGCCGCCGTGCTGGTCG is a window from the Polymorphospora rubra genome containing:
- a CDS encoding formimidoylglutamate deiminase, producing MLTPTRWHAAYAWLPGRGGPDADVLIEVADGRFTAVDAGVPAPPDATRLSGLVLPGLANAHSHAFHRALRGRTHAGGGTFWTWRERMYDVATRLDPDSYLALARATYAEMALAGITCVGEFHYLHHAPGGRPYADPNAMGAALVEAAAQAGVRLTLLDACYLTATVDGAPLAGPQLRFGDGDAAGWAARVDAFRPAGGHALIGAAIHSVRAVPADQLADVAGFAVAREMPLHTHLSEQPAENDACLAYHGTTPAGLLARAGALGPRTTAVHATHLTGPDLTALRDTGTGVCLCPTTERDLADGIGPARALADAGIRLSLGSDSHAVIDPFEEARAVELDERLRTRRRGHFSAGQLLRAAGPAGHEALGWTDAGRIAVGARADLVAVRLDSVRTAGVEPVGALFAATAADVDLVLVDGTVVIRDGRHVRVDVPAELARSVANSYGEGAA